One window from the genome of Deltaproteobacteria bacterium encodes:
- a CDS encoding phospholipid carrier-dependent glycosyltransferase: protein MLTGGRKPRKSVDFCPPITQGASVAVCEEGVVVLPRPLVEARRGAVALSLAAAAVLAVRLDVPAFFDNEARYAEVAREMALNGDWISPHLDFTLFLNKPPLVFWLAALVFRVAGPTEWARLVSVGAAVVALLATCRLGALLYGGTAGLVAGLALATSLGFVLEARTLRPDMILTATVVVALLCWQRAERERTRRTRWLLGLYAALGVGVLAKGLVPIVLAGLPIAAVTLRDHGWRGIPRLRPGLGLLVLAAIVAPWHLAVALRHPGFAWDYLVNQHVLFFFARKLPRDSEGDSLVFFWGAAAGRAVPWVLLVPLTLAEAVRGAVARAAAAARATFLLWVWGGGLLLFFSCTPSRLEHYAIPALPAAALLAARAWQRAQAGEGERAAWVYLTAAGALVAGVGVAGLGGGRAVLARTYWLVQAPGLLALVAPAAAVVAGAGVLIALAALWRRPDWLVATLAASMVPFAAIVLHAEARAEALFSWRPLARALVAAVPPVVEVVFESPEEYQQVGGLAYYTERRIALLEPPGFVPPTYLAGHMREMFLARAPFERRWRAGERLALVSDPQRRRDEPAGLVPAPFHVLGHFGDRWLLTSFPAHAG, encoded by the coding sequence ATGCTAACCGGCGGCCGGAAACCGCGCAAGTCCGTTGACTTTTGTCCGCCGATCACCCAAGGAGCCTCAGTGGCAGTCTGCGAAGAGGGTGTCGTCGTCCTCCCGCGCCCCCTCGTGGAGGCCCGCCGGGGCGCCGTCGCGCTCTCCCTCGCGGCGGCCGCGGTGCTCGCCGTCCGCCTCGACGTCCCCGCCTTCTTCGACAACGAGGCGCGCTATGCGGAGGTGGCGCGCGAGATGGCCCTGAACGGCGATTGGATCTCGCCGCACCTCGACTTCACCCTCTTCCTGAACAAGCCGCCCCTCGTCTTCTGGCTCGCGGCGCTCGTCTTCCGCGTCGCGGGGCCGACCGAGTGGGCGCGCCTGGTGTCGGTGGGCGCCGCCGTAGTGGCGCTCCTCGCCACCTGCCGGCTGGGGGCGCTCCTCTACGGCGGGACGGCCGGCCTGGTTGCCGGGCTCGCGCTCGCCACGAGCCTCGGCTTCGTGCTCGAGGCGCGCACCCTCCGGCCCGACATGATCCTCACCGCGACGGTGGTGGTGGCGCTCCTCTGCTGGCAGAGGGCGGAGCGCGAGCGCACGCGCCGCACCCGCTGGCTCCTCGGCCTCTACGCGGCCCTGGGCGTCGGCGTGCTCGCCAAGGGCCTCGTGCCGATCGTGCTCGCTGGGTTGCCGATCGCGGCGGTCACGCTGCGCGATCACGGCTGGCGCGGCATCCCGCGCCTCCGCCCGGGGCTCGGGCTCCTCGTGCTGGCCGCCATCGTCGCCCCGTGGCACCTGGCCGTGGCGCTACGGCACCCCGGCTTCGCGTGGGACTACCTGGTGAACCAGCATGTGCTCTTCTTCTTCGCCAGGAAGCTGCCGCGCGATTCGGAGGGCGACTCGCTCGTCTTCTTCTGGGGGGCCGCCGCGGGCCGCGCCGTGCCGTGGGTGCTGCTCGTGCCGCTCACGCTCGCCGAGGCGGTGCGCGGCGCCGTCGCGCGGGCCGCGGCGGCCGCGCGCGCCACGTTCCTCCTGTGGGTGTGGGGGGGCGGGCTCCTTCTCTTCTTCTCGTGCACCCCCTCGCGGCTCGAGCACTATGCGATCCCGGCGCTGCCGGCCGCGGCGCTGCTCGCGGCGCGCGCCTGGCAGCGCGCGCAGGCCGGCGAGGGCGAGCGCGCGGCCTGGGTCTATCTCACCGCGGCCGGCGCCCTCGTCGCCGGCGTCGGCGTCGCGGGCCTGGGGGGTGGCCGCGCGGTCCTGGCGCGCACGTACTGGCTCGTCCAGGCCCCGGGGCTCCTCGCACTCGTCGCGCCGGCCGCGGCGGTCGTGGCCGGCGCGGGGGTGCTGATCGCGCTCGCGGCGCTCTGGCGCCGCCCCGACTGGCTCGTCGCCACGCTGGCGGCGAGCATGGTGCCGTTCGCGGCGATCGTGCTGCATGCCGAAGCGCGGGCTGAGGCCCTCTTCTCGTGGCGGCCGCTGGCACGCGCCCTCGTCGCCGCGGTCCCGCCCGTTGTGGAGGTCGTCTTCGAGTCCCCCGAGGAGTATCAGCAGGTCGGCGGCCTCGCCTACTACACCGAGCGGCGTATCGCGCTCCTCGAGCCGCCCGGCTTCGTGCCGCCGACGTATCTCGCCGGTCACATGCGGGAGATGTTCCTCGCGCGCGCGCCGTTCGAGCGGCGCTGGCGCGCGGGCGAGCGCCTGGCCCTCGTTAGCGATCCGCAGCGACGGCGGGACGAGCCTGCGGGCCTGGTGCCCGCTCCCTTCCACGTCCTCGGCCACTTCGGCGATCGATGGCTCCTCACCAGCTTTCCCGCCCACGCCGGCTGA